One window of Macrococcus sp. 19Msa1099 genomic DNA carries:
- the cspA gene encoding cold shock protein CspA: MKQGTVKWFNAEKGFGFIEIEGENDVFVHFSAINQEGYKSLEEGQAVEFEVVEGDRGPQAANVVKL, from the coding sequence ATGAAACAAGGTACAGTAAAATGGTTTAACGCAGAAAAAGGATTTGGATTCATCGAGATCGAAGGAGAAAATGATGTATTCGTACATTTCTCAGCGATCAATCAAGAAGGGTACAAATCATTAGAAGAAGGACAAGCAGTGGAATTCGAAGTTGTTGAAGGCGACCGTGGACCACAAGCTGCTAACGTTGTCAAATTATAA
- the alr gene encoding alanine racemase yields MTARWTVDRTKFVENVKSVKSNTPVMAVVKNNAYHYGLEFAIDAFLQAGITTFSTTNLNEAILIRKIAPEATIFLMNPVTQFNDLRQYDIQMTLPSLAFYHKYQTELDGISVHLEYENLLHRSGFKTFEEMKAVIDDNNQLPVHLQMNINGIWTHFGYADEFDVTEYENEKEAWLKGLKWISEYHAFEMIHSQNSASFMRDSLFDDHTHVRIGIILYGSRPYASLDESVTHQSLTVSANVIQVRNISKGESAGYSFAFTAEKETKLAVVDIGYGDGILRTRSKHDCIIKGKRHPIRALMMSHMFVEVDDTVQAGDEVILYSNEIRIDAFTFKGVGANSEQLSALNHHSLKKEYINDINVYQ; encoded by the coding sequence ATGACTGCGCGATGGACTGTAGATCGTACTAAGTTTGTGGAAAATGTGAAATCCGTGAAGAGCAATACTCCTGTAATGGCCGTCGTAAAGAACAATGCCTATCATTATGGACTGGAATTTGCAATAGATGCATTTCTACAAGCTGGTATTACAACTTTTAGTACAACGAATTTAAATGAAGCAATTCTCATAAGAAAAATAGCACCCGAAGCTACTATATTTTTGATGAATCCTGTTACTCAATTCAACGACTTAAGACAATATGATATTCAAATGACGTTACCTTCTCTAGCATTCTATCATAAGTATCAGACTGAATTAGATGGGATATCAGTACATCTCGAATATGAAAATCTTCTCCATCGCTCTGGATTTAAAACATTTGAAGAAATGAAAGCTGTAATTGATGACAATAATCAGTTACCTGTTCACTTACAGATGAATATTAACGGGATATGGACACATTTCGGTTATGCCGATGAATTTGATGTTACGGAATACGAAAATGAAAAAGAAGCCTGGTTAAAAGGATTGAAATGGATTTCTGAGTATCATGCTTTTGAAATGATCCATAGTCAAAATAGCGCTAGCTTTATGAGAGATAGCCTATTTGATGATCATACACATGTCAGAATTGGCATTATTCTTTATGGAAGCAGACCCTATGCATCATTAGACGAATCTGTTACCCACCAATCATTGACTGTTAGTGCAAATGTAATTCAAGTAAGAAATATATCAAAGGGAGAATCTGCAGGATACAGCTTCGCCTTTACAGCAGAGAAAGAAACGAAGCTTGCTGTAGTAGATATCGGTTATGGTGATGGCATATTGAGGACGAGAAGTAAGCATGACTGCATCATCAAGGGTAAACGTCATCCTATCCGCGCTTTGATGATGAGTCATATGTTTGTAGAAGTAGATGATACAGTGCAAGCTGGAGATGAAGTAATATTATATAGTAACGAGATTAGAATCGATGCGTTCACTTTTAAAGGTGTCGGAGCAAATTCTGAACAGCTCAGTGCACTGAACCATCATTCATTAAAAAAGGAGTATATCAATGACATTAACGTATATCAATAA
- the dapD gene encoding 2,3,4,5-tetrahydropyridine-2,6-dicarboxylate N-acetyltransferase produces the protein MMQEFTAQEIIQYISNSEKKTPIKVYLNGNFSDVTFPETMKVFGCETSKTIFTELSEWEKFYENNKTLVIDVEIEYDRRNSAIPLIDQTKVNARIEPGAFIREHAVIHDNAVIMMGATINIGAVVGEGTMIDMNATLGGRATTGKNVHVGAGAVLAGVIEPPSAQPVIIEDDVLIGANAVVLEGVRIGKGAVVAAGAIVTEDVPAGSVVAGTPARVIKQAHEVEGSKIEIVQALRQLKK, from the coding sequence ATAATGCAGGAATTTACAGCACAGGAAATTATACAATACATTAGTAACTCAGAAAAAAAGACACCAATTAAAGTTTATCTAAATGGAAACTTTTCAGATGTAACTTTTCCGGAGACTATGAAAGTATTTGGATGCGAGACATCAAAAACAATTTTCACTGAACTGTCAGAGTGGGAAAAGTTCTACGAAAATAATAAAACACTTGTGATTGATGTTGAAATTGAATATGACAGAAGAAACTCAGCAATTCCATTGATTGATCAGACAAAAGTTAACGCTAGAATTGAACCAGGAGCTTTCATTCGTGAACATGCAGTCATTCATGATAATGCAGTTATCATGATGGGTGCAACGATTAATATCGGTGCTGTCGTGGGAGAAGGAACAATGATTGATATGAATGCCACGCTTGGTGGTCGTGCAACAACTGGTAAGAATGTTCATGTTGGTGCAGGTGCAGTACTTGCTGGCGTAATTGAACCTCCAAGTGCACAACCAGTGATCATAGAAGACGATGTACTTATCGGAGCAAATGCCGTTGTACTAGAAGGTGTACGTATCGGCAAAGGTGCAGTTGTAGCAGCTGGAGCGATTGTTACTGAAGATGTCCCTGCTGGTAGTGTAGTAGCTGGGACACCTGCTAGAGTAATTAAGCAAGCTCATGAAGTAGAAGGCAGTAAGATTGAGATTGTACAGGCATTAAGACAGTTAAAGAAATAG
- a CDS encoding acylphosphatase yields MKTLHIKVFGKVQGVGFRYFTERLALQYHITGTVQNVDEHVEIYATGDENLSQFEQAVIRGASPMSKVESYTSEEISPQQFNRFTTLK; encoded by the coding sequence ATGAAAACATTGCATATTAAAGTTTTCGGTAAAGTCCAGGGCGTTGGATTTCGATATTTTACCGAAAGACTAGCGCTACAATATCACATTACTGGCACTGTTCAAAATGTAGATGAGCATGTAGAAATCTATGCGACTGGCGATGAAAATTTGTCACAATTTGAACAGGCTGTAATACGCGGTGCATCTCCTATGTCTAAGGTGGAGTCATATACATCAGAAGAAATATCGCCTCAGCAATTCAATAGATTTACAACGCTTAAATAA
- the lysA gene encoding diaminopimelate decarboxylase, translated as MTLTYINNQLTINGHNIRQITEEYGTPLFIYDEDEIRNQCRRFHSALKASGLNYTISYASKAFTSVQLFNLMNEEHMGLDVVSEGELFTALHSKISPSQIHFHGNNKTDREIKYAIESGVEYFVIDSLDEIERINDIARSLEQTVKAVLRINPGVEAHTHEFIQTGQEDSKFGLSIRHGLAIKGVRQIEAAPHIEFKGVHFHIGSQIFESTGTIKTIELVINWLTQHKIEIDILNIGGGFSIKYTSEDISYPIEEGIKRITETLINECKKHSYPVPEISLEPGRSIVGEAGITVYEVGTVKDIPDTNCYVSIDGGMSDHIRTALYNAKYELLLVDRNEIHDKEVTVAGKLCESGDIIMRNIMLPSSIKRGDLLVVKATGAYHYSMSSNYNQMLKPAVIFVTKDNVRQVIKRQSLEHLTANEVL; from the coding sequence ATGACATTAACGTATATCAATAATCAACTTACAATCAACGGACATAATATTCGACAAATTACTGAAGAATATGGTACCCCACTATTTATCTACGATGAGGATGAAATACGTAATCAATGCAGAAGATTTCATAGTGCATTAAAAGCATCTGGATTAAACTACACAATCTCTTATGCTTCTAAGGCATTTACATCTGTTCAGTTATTTAATTTAATGAATGAAGAGCATATGGGACTTGATGTCGTTAGTGAAGGAGAACTATTTACAGCACTACATTCTAAAATTTCACCTTCACAGATCCATTTTCATGGAAACAATAAAACAGATCGAGAAATTAAATACGCGATTGAGTCAGGGGTTGAATATTTTGTTATCGATAGCCTTGATGAAATCGAACGCATCAATGATATTGCGCGTTCATTAGAACAAACTGTAAAAGCAGTACTACGCATTAATCCTGGCGTTGAAGCTCATACGCATGAATTTATTCAGACTGGCCAGGAAGATAGTAAATTTGGTTTAAGTATCAGACATGGACTAGCAATAAAAGGCGTAAGACAAATTGAAGCCGCACCTCATATCGAATTCAAAGGCGTTCATTTCCACATTGGATCACAAATATTTGAGTCTACGGGCACAATCAAGACGATTGAACTTGTCATAAACTGGCTGACACAACACAAAATTGAAATTGATATATTAAATATTGGTGGTGGTTTCAGCATCAAATATACTTCAGAAGATATCAGCTACCCTATCGAAGAAGGTATTAAGAGGATAACTGAAACACTAATAAATGAATGTAAGAAACATTCCTATCCTGTACCAGAAATATCATTAGAACCGGGGCGCTCAATCGTTGGTGAAGCTGGTATTACAGTCTATGAGGTTGGTACTGTCAAAGATATTCCTGATACAAACTGTTATGTATCAATAGATGGTGGGATGAGCGATCACATACGGACAGCATTATATAATGCGAAATACGAACTACTACTTGTAGATCGTAATGAAATACACGATAAAGAAGTAACCGTCGCTGGTAAATTATGCGAATCTGGCGACATTATTATGCGCAATATAATGCTCCCCTCATCAATTAAACGTGGTGATTTGCTAGTGGTTAAAGCGACAGGTGCATATCATTATAGTATGAGTTCTAATTATAACCAGATGTTAAAGCCAGCAGTAATATTTGTCACGAAAGATAACGTACGACAAGTAATAAAAAGACAATCTTTAGAACATCTGACTGCAAACGAAGTTCTTTAA
- a CDS encoding 5-bromo-4-chloroindolyl phosphate hydrolysis family protein — MKYNTSYILGAILAIPVAIITGIISMNIFQFEMWLDTLIMFGSYIMTFLPVQQKAAHTYLKEIGLSKNDYKYVRKQLKIAEPKIKHLLVQYKKVRSLSELKNVNEINKLARVIFKNVQKSPSKFFNVDSFFFSHLDNTVNLLNEYLYLSRMPHKTKEDQQLLNHARLTLDELKRTLQADLRALNKESYETMRVEINLADNYTTKQLFNDKQSQIEHKEKAPLQFKNAVHYEEERK, encoded by the coding sequence ATGAAATATAATACCTCCTATATATTAGGTGCAATTTTAGCTATACCCGTTGCGATTATAACTGGTATAATCTCCATGAACATATTTCAATTTGAAATGTGGCTTGATACTTTAATAATGTTTGGATCTTATATCATGACGTTTTTACCTGTACAGCAAAAAGCAGCACATACTTATCTTAAAGAAATTGGCCTATCAAAAAATGATTATAAATACGTTAGGAAACAGTTAAAAATTGCAGAACCAAAAATCAAACACCTATTAGTTCAATACAAGAAAGTCCGCTCATTAAGTGAACTTAAAAATGTTAATGAGATAAATAAACTGGCACGCGTGATTTTTAAGAATGTTCAGAAGTCTCCATCAAAGTTTTTTAATGTGGATAGCTTTTTCTTCTCACATCTCGACAATACGGTCAATTTATTAAATGAATATCTTTATTTGTCAAGAATGCCTCATAAAACAAAAGAGGATCAGCAACTGTTAAATCATGCCAGACTGACGTTAGATGAACTAAAGCGTACATTACAAGCCGATTTACGTGCACTCAACAAAGAGAGTTATGAAACAATGAGAGTTGAAATTAATCTGGCAGATAACTATACAACTAAACAATTATTTAATGACAAACAATCACAGATTGAGCATAAAGAGAAAGCTCCACTTCAATTTAAAAATGCAGTTCACTATGAAGAAGAGAGGAAATAA
- a CDS encoding DUF1033 family protein — MYEVVTIRAEYEGWWLFEDLWDCVTELNRFSTLKDTETYYSEQLNKLRKKFKNELIGKHNIHAFYNNCELIYCEDCDDDIQIFHSLIVFKDKQVVTMKL; from the coding sequence ATGTATGAAGTCGTTACTATTCGAGCAGAATATGAAGGATGGTGGCTTTTTGAAGATTTATGGGATTGTGTGACAGAACTTAATAGATTTAGTACGTTAAAAGACACAGAGACATATTATAGTGAGCAACTCAATAAGCTAAGAAAAAAATTTAAAAACGAGCTTATCGGAAAGCATAATATTCATGCATTCTATAATAACTGTGAACTGATTTACTGTGAAGACTGTGATGATGATATTCAAATCTTTCATAGTCTGATCGTCTTTAAAGATAAGCAGGTCGTCACGATGAAGCTTTAA
- a CDS encoding toxic anion resistance protein, producing MSNKNLTDELVSNPFEIQKEIIPEQQNNITTTFDNSEMSIEKREQINQIKNQIVPLDNEKLLLYGAGAQQKLSQFSHQILDEVQGKDIGSIGNNLDQLMKKLKEVDPDEIQNIDKSKVKRLFKRVSKSVNELISRYQSVASQIDRISVELDNSKNVLMRDINMLDQLYDQNKEYFEAIDMFIIAAEEKRDEINNQLLPELEQKALHTNDQMIVQEVNDMRHYVNRLDKRIYDLKLSRQITLQSAPQIRMIQDVNQTLAEKIQSSILTSIPLWKNQMAIAMSLLHQQKASKAQQQVTNTTNELLLKNSEMLKMNTIRTAEENERGIVELETLKITQQNIVDTIRETMHIQAEGKEKRRNAEIELSKMEQDLKTQLLQLQQEQNQRY from the coding sequence ATGAGCAATAAAAATTTAACAGACGAACTCGTAAGCAACCCTTTCGAAATTCAGAAAGAAATAATTCCTGAACAACAAAATAATATTACAACGACTTTTGATAACAGTGAGATGTCTATTGAAAAACGTGAACAAATCAATCAGATAAAAAATCAGATTGTACCATTAGATAATGAAAAGCTCTTACTTTATGGCGCAGGTGCACAGCAAAAATTATCTCAGTTCTCACACCAAATATTAGATGAGGTTCAAGGAAAAGATATTGGTTCTATCGGCAATAATCTAGATCAGCTTATGAAGAAGCTTAAAGAAGTTGATCCAGATGAAATACAGAATATCGATAAGAGTAAGGTGAAACGATTATTTAAACGTGTATCAAAATCTGTAAATGAACTTATTTCAAGATATCAATCTGTCGCAAGTCAGATTGATAGAATTTCAGTGGAACTTGATAATTCAAAGAATGTATTAATGCGTGATATCAATATGCTGGATCAGCTATACGATCAGAATAAGGAATATTTTGAAGCGATTGACATGTTCATTATCGCAGCAGAAGAAAAGAGAGATGAAATTAATAATCAACTTCTACCTGAACTTGAGCAAAAAGCGCTGCACACAAATGATCAGATGATTGTTCAGGAAGTTAATGATATGCGACATTATGTCAACAGACTCGATAAAAGAATCTATGACCTTAAACTATCCAGACAAATTACACTGCAGTCTGCGCCTCAAATTCGTATGATACAAGATGTTAACCAAACTTTAGCCGAAAAGATTCAAAGTTCAATTCTCACAAGTATTCCGTTATGGAAGAATCAGATGGCTATTGCAATGAGTCTGCTTCATCAGCAAAAGGCTTCTAAAGCGCAGCAGCAAGTTACAAATACGACGAATGAACTCCTACTCAAAAATTCAGAGATGTTAAAGATGAATACAATTCGTACTGCTGAAGAAAACGAACGTGGCATCGTTGAATTAGAAACTTTAAAGATAACACAGCAAAATATAGTAGATACTATACGTGAAACGATGCATATACAGGCGGAAGGAAAGGAAAAACGACGCAATGCAGAAATAGAGCTCAGCAAGATGGAACAGGATTTAAAAACACAGCTTCTACAACTTCAACAAGAACAAAACCAGAGATATTAA
- the brnQ gene encoding branched-chain amino acid transport system II carrier protein has translation MNKNTWIVGFMLFAIFFGAGNLIFPPNLGFSSGQFFWPAIFGFVITGVGLPLLGIIVGSLDEDGYKGALKKINPTFGVIFLVAIYLTIGPLFAIPRTGATSYEMAVVPFLDKPSAMSLFIFTLIFFGITLWLSINPSKMVDRIGSILTPLLLVSIIALVIKGFMLLSDESPVTADSNIYTGNTRSFFTGFTNGYNTMDAIAAIAFSVIVISAIKGKGITKETGLFKQTAFSGIIAAIALGCIYVSLGWIGSRYHLTQDELSNISNNELDLGTYLLTHVANATYGTFGKLLIGAIVSLACLTTATGLVVAVSEYFHEIFPKISYKMYAVVFTLFSLVLANQGLSSVIAMSVPVLLVLYPIAMTLLLTMLLAKFIPTPQLAMQIPIFIVTIIAILSVLQSQFQIAPFMDHLPLKGESMEWLLFAIVGYVIGLLIGKDKEKIVYS, from the coding sequence ATGAATAAGAACACTTGGATCGTGGGTTTTATGCTATTTGCAATATTTTTTGGTGCAGGAAACTTAATTTTCCCTCCGAATTTAGGTTTTTCTAGCGGACAGTTCTTCTGGCCAGCAATCTTTGGTTTTGTGATAACTGGCGTGGGATTACCTTTATTAGGCATCATTGTAGGGTCATTAGATGAGGATGGGTATAAAGGTGCATTAAAGAAGATTAATCCTACGTTCGGTGTCATCTTTTTAGTTGCAATTTACTTGACGATTGGACCGCTTTTTGCGATTCCTCGTACAGGTGCTACTTCTTACGAGATGGCAGTTGTGCCATTCTTAGATAAACCATCCGCAATGTCTTTATTTATTTTCACTTTAATTTTCTTTGGAATTACTTTATGGTTATCAATCAATCCGTCCAAGATGGTGGATAGAATTGGCTCCATATTAACACCATTGCTGCTCGTTTCAATTATTGCATTAGTTATTAAAGGGTTTATGCTATTATCTGATGAATCTCCAGTAACAGCTGATAGTAATATCTATACTGGTAATACGCGTAGTTTCTTCACTGGATTTACAAATGGGTATAATACCATGGATGCTATCGCTGCAATTGCGTTCAGTGTAATCGTTATTTCTGCGATTAAAGGGAAAGGTATCACGAAGGAGACAGGTTTATTTAAACAGACTGCTTTTTCAGGAATTATAGCTGCGATTGCATTAGGATGTATCTATGTTTCATTGGGCTGGATAGGCAGTCGTTATCATTTAACACAAGATGAACTATCAAATATTTCGAATAACGAGCTAGATTTAGGAACTTATTTATTAACACATGTAGCTAACGCAACATATGGCACTTTCGGGAAACTATTGATTGGTGCTATCGTTTCACTTGCATGTTTAACGACAGCTACTGGTTTAGTTGTAGCTGTATCAGAATATTTTCATGAAATATTTCCAAAAATATCTTATAAAATGTATGCAGTTGTGTTTACCTTGTTTAGCTTAGTTTTAGCAAATCAAGGTTTGAGTTCAGTAATCGCGATGAGTGTTCCTGTCTTATTGGTACTATATCCAATTGCGATGACACTTTTACTAACAATGCTCTTAGCTAAGTTTATTCCGACACCGCAGCTTGCAATGCAGATTCCAATCTTTATCGTGACAATTATTGCAATCTTATCCGTACTACAAAGCCAGTTTCAGATTGCACCATTTATGGATCACTTACCGCTTAAAGGGGAATCGATGGAATGGTTATTATTTGCAATTGTAGGTTATGTGATTGGTCTTTTAATTGGTAAGGATAAAGAAAAAATTGTATATTCATAA
- a CDS encoding M20 family metallopeptidase, with protein sequence MELDYITHIRRTLHMYPELGFEEYKTTELIKSELNKMGIAYDSPLGTGCVAYIKGTGTSSIAFRADIDALPIHEENDVPYRSLRDGVMHACGHDGHTTMLLALIRRIKQSHDITPLNSTVYFIFQPSEESGAGAHHLLNAYQFEIQPSYIFGLHMQPDNDEGTLLSRPGALTASATEYRFFINGTSSHVANKEQGHSTAEALTMILNQLSQIQHYHLPGLKSNIIHIGKLHAGEAINTVPSNGYLEGTIRTYDMDNLAVIKQQMDHIATSAQLITGCTIEVKFAEGYPPTINNELAYAFMSEALIDSKINRIEKEEPYLFGEDFSFYGKIIPSTFAFLGCRNEDKHFVTGLHTSTFNFDESALIYGIDVLEAIFNRFEGSK encoded by the coding sequence ATGGAATTAGATTATATTACACATATTAGACGCACATTGCATATGTATCCAGAATTAGGATTTGAAGAATACAAAACAACAGAATTAATCAAATCAGAACTTAATAAAATGGGAATCGCTTATGATTCTCCCCTAGGTACTGGTTGTGTTGCTTATATTAAAGGTACAGGAACATCTTCAATTGCTTTTAGAGCAGATATTGATGCTCTGCCGATTCATGAAGAAAATGATGTGCCCTACCGTTCTCTACGTGATGGAGTAATGCATGCTTGTGGACACGATGGTCATACGACAATGCTACTCGCATTAATACGACGCATTAAACAAAGCCATGATATTACACCGTTAAATTCAACTGTTTACTTTATATTTCAGCCATCTGAAGAGTCAGGTGCTGGCGCTCATCATCTACTGAATGCATATCAATTTGAAATTCAGCCTTCATATATATTCGGATTACATATGCAGCCCGATAACGATGAAGGTACATTATTAAGCAGACCTGGTGCATTAACTGCCAGCGCAACTGAATATCGTTTCTTTATTAATGGCACATCGAGTCATGTTGCCAACAAAGAACAAGGACATTCGACTGCTGAAGCCTTGACGATGATACTCAATCAACTCTCTCAAATCCAGCATTATCATCTTCCAGGCTTAAAGTCGAATATCATCCATATCGGTAAATTGCATGCAGGTGAAGCAATCAATACAGTGCCTAGCAATGGTTACTTAGAAGGTACAATCAGAACATACGATATGGACAATCTAGCAGTTATTAAACAACAGATGGATCATATTGCAACCTCTGCTCAGTTAATTACCGGTTGTACAATAGAGGTTAAATTTGCGGAAGGGTATCCTCCAACGATAAATAACGAGTTAGCATATGCATTCATGAGCGAAGCTTTGATTGATAGTAAAATCAATAGAATAGAAAAAGAAGAACCTTATTTATTTGGAGAGGATTTCTCTTTCTACGGAAAAATCATACCCAGCACCTTCGCATTTTTAGGGTGCAGAAACGAAGATAAACATTTTGTTACAGGGCTTCATACGTCGACGTTCAACTTTGATGAATCCGCATTGATATATGGGATTGACGTTCTGGAAGCAATTTTTAACAGATTTGAGGGATCAAAATGA
- the dapB gene encoding 4-hydroxy-tetrahydrodipicolinate reductase yields the protein MKIILNGYGAMNQRVAHLAENRGHEIAGIILSKKRSAPYPVYTSDKLETLPEADVIIDFSNPALSIPLLKSDVDTPIVMATTGEKESIIELLELKSVHSPVFFSANMSYGVHVLTELVKYAVPLLTNMDIELIERHHNKKVDAPSGTLVKLLDAITSERSLNPVYDRTDVHTPRNKDDIGISVVRGGTIVGEHEILFAGHDETIQITHQALSKDIFANGSIDVAEKLIQKEKGYYTFENL from the coding sequence ATGAAGATTATTTTAAATGGTTACGGAGCTATGAATCAACGTGTGGCACATCTAGCTGAGAATAGAGGACATGAAATAGCAGGTATAATATTAAGCAAAAAAAGGTCAGCACCCTACCCTGTCTATACATCAGACAAATTAGAAACACTTCCAGAAGCTGATGTTATCATAGACTTTTCTAATCCAGCCTTATCTATTCCATTATTAAAAAGTGATGTCGATACTCCTATCGTTATGGCTACAACGGGAGAAAAAGAATCAATTATCGAGCTGCTAGAATTAAAAAGTGTGCACTCTCCTGTATTTTTCAGTGCAAATATGAGTTACGGTGTCCATGTACTCACGGAACTCGTTAAATATGCAGTACCGTTGTTAACGAATATGGATATCGAACTGATTGAACGTCATCATAATAAAAAGGTTGATGCGCCAAGCGGGACACTCGTTAAACTTTTAGATGCAATTACTTCAGAACGTTCATTAAACCCCGTTTATGATCGCACAGACGTTCATACCCCACGTAATAAGGATGATATTGGTATCAGTGTTGTACGTGGGGGTACAATTGTCGGCGAACACGAAATATTATTTGCAGGACATGACGAAACAATTCAGATTACCCATCAGGCATTAAGTAAAGATATATTCGCCAATGGAAGTATCGATGTTGCAGAGAAATTAATTCAGAAAGAAAAAGGCTATTACACATTTGAAAATTTATAA